A genomic segment from Aquila chrysaetos chrysaetos chromosome 11, bAquChr1.4, whole genome shotgun sequence encodes:
- the ACSL5 gene encoding long-chain-fatty-acid--CoA ligase 5, translated as MIWILQVLFSPLPTPALISLIVFGAGIFLWVISRPKPVLPPVDLNKQSIGIEGGARRGALLTDNNLLSYYFEDGKTLYEVFQRGLHASGNGSCLGYRKPNQPYQWLTYKQVLDRAQYLGSGLLQKGCKQSSNQFIGIFAQNRPEWIISEYACYTYSMVAVPLYDTLGPEAIIYIVNKADISIVICDKPEKAQILLENCEKEKTPCLKTIILMDLFDKELKDRGAKVGVEILALQEVEELGRNNIREPVPPKPEDLCIVCFTSGTTGNPKGAMLTHQNVVANAAAFLRSTENTVECTSSDITMSYLPLAHMFERVVQTVVYSCGAKVGFFQGDIKLLTDDMKTLKPTLFPVVPRLLNRIYDKIQSGAKSPVKRCLLNFAVIMKTSEIKQGIIRNDSIWDQLIFKKVQETMGGRVRIMVTGAAPISPSVLTFLRAALGCQIFEAYGQTECSAGCTFSMPGDWTTGHVGAPLACNIIKLDDVEEMNYFSSNNEGEVCIKGPNVFKGYLKDPEKTAEAIDKDGWLHTGDIGKWLPNGTLKIIDRKKNIFKLAQGEYIAPEKIENVYIRSAPVAQVFVHGESLRSFLIGIVVPDPETLPEFAAKLGVKGSYEDICKNPAVKKAILEDMVRLGKEAGLKSFEQVKDLYIHTEMFSVENGLLTPTLKAKRAELVKLFQKQIEALYSSVQE; from the exons ATGATCTGGATACTTCAAGTCTTGTTCTCACCGCTCCCAACACCAGCATTGATTAGTCTGATTGTATTTGGAGCTGGCATCTTCCTGTGGGTGATAAGCAGGCCAAAACCTGTTTTGCCTCCTGTTGACTTGAACAAGCAGTCAATAGGAATTGAG GGAGGAGCCAGAAGAGGTGCACTCTTGACAGATAATAACCTGCTTTCTTACTACTTTGAAGATGGTAAAACCTTGTATGAAGTTTTCCAGAGAGGACTGCATGCTTCTG GAAATGGCAGCTGTTTAGGCTACAGAAAACCCAACCAACCTTATCAGTGGCTGACATATAAACAG GTTTTGGACAGAGCTCAATACCTGGGATCAGGGCTTCTGCAGAAAGGATGCAAACAATCATCAAACCAGTTTATTGGCATTTTTGCTCAGAATAGGCCAGAG tggATCATTTCAGAGTACGCCTGCTACACTTACTCAATGGTTGCTGTTCCACTCTATGACACTCTGGGGCCAGAGGCCATTATATATATTGTTAACAAAG ctgaCATAAGCATAGTGATCTGTGATAAGCCCGAGAAGGCACAGATCTTGCTTGAGaactgtgagaaagaaaagaccCCATGTCTGAAGACTATCATTCTCATGGATCTTTTTGATAAAGAGCTCAAGGACAGAGGAGCTAAAGTGGGAGTTGAAATTCTAGCACTGCAGGAGGTTGAG GAGCTGGGAAGAAACAACATCAGAGAACCAGTT CCTCCTAAGCCAGAAGATCTTTGCATTGTGTGTTTTACCAGTGGAACCACAG GTAACCCTAAAGGAGCCATGCTGACACATCAAAATGTTGTTGCAAATGCTGCTGCCTTCCTTAGAAGCACAGAG AACACAGTTGAATGTACAAGTTCAGATATCACCATGTCCTATCTTCCCTTGGCTCACATGTTTGAGAGAGTTGTACAG ACTGTGGTCTACAGCTGTGGAGCAAAAGTAGGCTTCTTCCAAGGAGACATCAAGCTGCTAACAGATGACATGAAAACCTTGAAGCCAACGCTATTTCCAGTTGTACCAAGACTGCTCAATAGAATATATGACAAG ATACAAAGTGGTGCAAAGAGCCCAGTGAAACGTTGCCTGTTAAACTTTGCTGTGATTATGAAGACgtctgaaataaaacagggCATAATTCGAAATGACAGCATTTGGGATCAGCTAATCTTCAAAAAAGTTCAG GAAACCATGGGTGGAAGAGTGCGTATAATGGTGACAGGTGCAGCCCCTATATCTCCTTCTGTACTGACATTTCTTAGAGCAGCATTAGGCTGTCAG ATCTTTGAAGCTTATGGCCAGACTGAATGCTCAGCTGGATGCACTTTCTCAATGCCTGGAGACTGGACAACAG gcCATGTTGGAGCCCCTCTGGCTTGTAATATCATAAAACTAGATGATGTGGAAGAAATGAACTACTTCTCTTCTAACAATGAAGGCGAG GTCTGCATTAAAGGACCAAATGTGTTCAAGGGTTATCTGAAAGACCCTGAGAAGACAGCAGAAGCAATTGATAAAGATGGCTGGCTCCACACTGGAGACATAGGGAAATGGTTGCCA AATGGAACACTGAAGATCATTGATAGGaagaagaatatatttaaacttGCACAAGGAGAATATATTGCTCCAGAGAAGATAGAAAATGTCTATATCAGAAGTGCTCCTGTAGCCCAGGTCTTTGTGCATGGGGAAAGCCTGAGG tcttttctaaTAGGTATAGTGGTTCCTGATCCTGAGACACTTCCAGAATTTGCAGCAAAACTGGGAGTGAAAGGTTCCTATGAAGACATCTGCAAAAATCCA GCAGTGAAGAAAGCTATTTTAGAAGATATGGTCAGACTGGGGAAAGAGGCTGGCCTTAAATCCTTTGAACAA gttAAAGACCTGTACATTCACACAGAGATGTTCTCTGTAGAAAATGGACTCTTGACACCAACGCTGAAGGCAAAGCGAGCAGAGCTTGTTAAACTCTTCCAGAAGCAGATTGAGGCCCTCTATTCAAGTGTGCAGGAATAA